One region of Primulina tabacum isolate GXHZ01 chromosome 1, ASM2559414v2, whole genome shotgun sequence genomic DNA includes:
- the LOC142548322 gene encoding transcription factor TGA9-like — protein MASNRVGEPSSTLSDSGASHHHHQIPFGIPHMLHHSNTSFINHEVSDFDFGELEEAIVLQGVKLNNNNEIKQTLYSTVKPAATLEMFPSWPIRFQQRGSSKSGEESTDSGRSPLNTLSSTRLETECESPISRKASPDHQTAAAAAFDHNHRHLQPLQPPLLRIQQVEMASGSDSPETEISQAIAAAKQTPDKRRRGPGSSSEKVHDAKTLRRLAQNREAARKSRIRKKAYVQQLESSRIRLSQLEQDLQRARSQGLFLGGGVGNGNISSGGAVFDMEYARWTDEDHVHMTELRSALQSHLSDGDLRVIVDGYITHYDEIFRLRGVAAKSDVFHLITGMWTTPVERCFLWIGGFRPSDLIKMLISQLDPLTEQQLVGIYGLQQSTQQAEEALSQGLDQLHQSLLDAIANASLNDSMHHMVVALGKISNLEGFVRQADNLRQQTLHQLRRVLTIRQAARCFLVIGEYYGRLRALSSLWASRPREALITDNNGEMTPNIQMVQSSHQINQFSHF, from the exons ATGGCGAGTAATAGAGTGGGAGAACCTTCATCTACTTTATCAGACTCGGGAGCTTCACACCATCATCATCAAATCCCATTCGGGATTCCTCACATGCTTCATCATTCCAACACAAGCTTCAT AAATCACGAGgtatctgattttgattttgGAGAACTGGAAGAAGCAATAGTACTGCAAGGAGTTAAGCTCAACAATAATAATGAAATCAAACAAA CTTTATATTCTACAGTCAAGCCTGCAGCAACTCTGGAGATGTTTCCTTCTTGGCCTATCAGATTCCAGCAAAGA GGAAGCTCGAAATCTGGAGAGGAGAGTACTGATTCTGGCCGATCACCACTGAACACACTTTCCTCCACCAGATTGGAGACTGAGTGCGAGTCTCCCATCAGCAGGAAAGCATCACCGGACCACCAGACCGCGGCGGCGGCGGCCTTTGACCACAATCACCGCCACCTTCAGCCGTTGCAACCGCCGCTACTGCGGATACAACAAGTGGAGATGGCGAGTGGAAGTGATAGCCCCGAAACGGAAATCTCACAAGCTATTGCAGCTGCAAAACAAACCCCAGATAAG AGAAGAAGGGGGCCGGGTTCGAGTTCAGAAAAAGTTCATGATGCTAAG ACATTGAGACGTTTAGCTCAAAACAGGGAAGCAGCAAGAAAGAGCAGGATCAGGAAAAAG GCGTACGTACAGCAGCTAGAATCAAGTAGGATCAGGCTCTCGCAACTTGAGCAAGATCTTCAGAGGGCAAGGTCACAG GGACTTTTCTTAGGAGGTGGGGTCGGTAATGGTAATATCAGCTCCG GTGGTGCAGTATTTGACATGGAATATGCCAGATGGACAGACGAAGATCATGTCCATATGACGGAGCTGCGAAGCGCATTGCAATCACATTTATCAGATGGTGATCTGAGGGTGATAGTTGATGGTTACATAACACATTATGACGAAATCTTTCGTTTGAGAGGAGTCGCTGCTAAATCTGATGTCTTCCATCTCATCACGGGAATGTGGACTACACCGGTCGAGCGTTGTTTCCTTTGGATAGGTGGCTTTCGCCCTTCTGATTTAATCAAG ATGTTGATATCGCAATTAGACCCCTTGACGGAGCAACAGTTAGTGGGGATATATGGTCTCCAACAGTCCACACAGCAGGCGGAGGAAGCTCTTTCCCAAGGACTCGATCAATTACACCAATCTTTGCTTGATGCCATAGCCAATGCCTCTCTTAACGATAGTATGCATCATATGGTGGTTGCTCTCGGCAAGATTTCCAATCTCGAAGGTTTTGTTCGTCAG GCCGATAATCTAAGACAACAGACCCTTCACCAGTTACGGCGTGTGCTAACCATTCGACAAGCTGCGAGATGTTTCTTGGTGATCGGAGAGTACTACGGTCGATTACGAGCTTTAAGTTCTTTATGGGCTTCTCGTCCAAGAGA GGCTTTGATCACGGATAATAATGGGGAAATGACTCCGAATATACAAATGGTACAATCCTCTCATCAGATTAATCAGTTCTCACACTTCTGA